In the Helianthus annuus cultivar XRQ/B chromosome 11, HanXRQr2.0-SUNRISE, whole genome shotgun sequence genome, one interval contains:
- the LOC110891416 gene encoding uncharacterized protein LOC110891416 isoform X1, translated as MSVFHSINSAASDIGNPVIHHDVNSDFQHSGIRATHGKQTEIIETSTTLPCQHCTDEINERNKRIPRVRLCYYCHLPGHQIYNCMAKDNDETSQLLKQAINVGIRRKEEDVHCKDEMIVTGTEGGQWAGIWYVNPTFNHHFSGNINVFKRVKHMMGVETRSGMNNFLFIRGVGSVDLKTGNETLNIQSVYYSPEIDRNVLSLDQLTLQGFTVKRSGDKCKIYPMFSTPVINSINDKTGLTKEEELSANEKRRLQELGTVDEQFKAEYLNSYFETLNVSNENELDWNLLILKALEFNEFADCKALIDMLDDREYVFKYKLDLEKKFEEMVRWFLSVYMGVTSRPIPPYSPNQRKIDLLSLFILVIRDGGYREITTDNTWPIIAKDLGFEYQDGDYIRIIYAMYLDVLEYYYKFKSVQEEVHVKEMMNDAAEVKGGHHRRTKSAEDAAVQDQGNGDTTHYALFTRKGSVDDWNVHKRRKRFNFDHVRKAVDDANRSVMEHSYNITKV; from the coding sequence atgtctgttttccaTTCGATCAATTCCGCTGCAAGTGATATTGGAAATCCAGTTATTCACCATGATGTTAATTCGGAtttccaacatagtggtatcagagccactcaTGGAAAACAAACCGAAATCATTGAAACCTCTACCACTCTTCCTTGTCAACATTGCACCGATGAAATTAATGAAAGGAACAAGCGAATTCCACGTGTTCGCCTGTGTTATTATTGTCACTTACCAGGCCATCAGATTTACAACTGTATGGCgaaagataatgatgaaacaTCCCAACTGTTAAAGCAGGCCATCAATGTTGGGATCAGACGGAAAGAAGAAGATGTTCACTGCAAAGATGAGATGATTGTCACCGGCACTGAAGGCGGACAATGGGCAGGAATATGGTATGTTAATCCGACGTTCAACCATCATTTTTCTGGCaatataaatgttttcaaaagggtgaaacacatgatgggtgtaGAGACAAGATCGGGTATGAACAATTTTCTGTTTATAAGAGGAGTAGGGTCGGTTGATTTGAAAACAGGGAATGAAACGCTGAACATTCAAAGTGTATATTATTCACCGGAAATTGATCGTAATGTCTTAAGCCTTGATCAACTTACATTACAAGGTTTTACGGTCAAAAGATCCGGTGATAAATGTAAGATATATCCCATGTTTTCAACCCCGGTAATAAACTCAATAAACGATAAAACTGGTTTAACGAAGGAGGAAGAATTGAGTGCAAATGAGAAACGAAGACTGCAGGAACTGGGAACTGTAGACGAACAATTCAAAGCCGAATATCTGAATTCTTATTTTGAGACACTAAATGTTTCGAATGAGAATGAACTTGACTGGAATTTACTTATCTTGAAGGCATTAGAATTTAATGAATTTGCAGATTGCAAAGCATTAATAGATATGCTAGATGATAGGGAATATGTTTTCAAGTACAAATTAGATCTGGAAAAGAAGTTTGAAGAAATGGTTCGTTGGTTCTTGAGTGTATACATGGGAGTAACGTCCAGGCCAATCCCTCCTTATTCTCCGAACCAAAGGAAGATTGACTTGTTAAGTCTGTTTATCTTGGTCATAAGAGATGGAGGATACCGAGAGATTACTACTGACAACACATGGCCGATCATCGCTAAAGACTTGGGATTTGAATATCAAGATGGAGACTACATAAGGATTATATACGCCATGTATCTCGACGTTCTGGAATACTACTACAAGTTCAAGTCAGTCCAAGAGGAAGTTCATGTAAAGGAAATGATGAATGATGCAGCAGAAGTCAAAGGGGGTCATCACAGGAGAACCAAAAGTGCAGAAGATGCAGCAGTTCAAGATCAAGGCAATGGAGATACAACACATTATGCATTATTTACTCGGAAGGGCAGTGTGGATGACTGGAACGTTCACAAAAGGAGGAAACGTTTTAACTTTGATCACGTCAGGAAGGCTGTGGATGATGCTAATCGCAGTGTCATGGAACACAGTTATAACATAACCAAAGTTTAA
- the LOC110888965 gene encoding uncharacterized protein LOC110888965 yields the protein MTIGEWSRMNIVNVLRILRVFHICSGLKINLTKSNIFSFGVEPEDLNDMASLLGCKAGKFPFKYLGLLVGANMNRVSNWKPVYDLFDVRLAKWKAGLLSIGGRITLTKAVLESLPIYYFSLYRAPVQVINELEAN from the coding sequence ATGACCATTGGTGAGTGGAGTAGAATGAATATTGTCAATGTTCTACGTATTCTTCGGGTTTTTCACATTTGCTCGGGTTTAAAAATCAATTTAACAAAGTCTAATATTTTTTCGTTCGGAGTGGAACCGGAGGATCTCAACGATATGGCCTCTTTGCTAGGATGTAAAGCCGGAAAGTTTCCATTCAAGTATCTTGGGTTGCTTGTCGGTGCTAACATGAACCGTGTTTCAAACTGGAAGCCGGTTTACGATTTATTTGATGTTAGACTGGCTAAATGGAAAGCGGGGCTACTTTCCATTGGGGGAAGGATTACGTTAACTAAAGCGGTGCTTGAAAGTTTGCCCATTTACTATTTTTCTCTATACAGAGCCCCGGTGCAAGTTATTAATGAGCTGGAAGCAAATTAG
- the LOC110887472 gene encoding uncharacterized protein LOC110887472 has translation MGDIRSSSVTLISKLDIGNPLYLHPSDSSSLTIVSIKLKGTENYAVWSSAMKLALEAKNKYGFIDGKYEKLADDHVLAAQWDRCNFVVLTWLLNSVSEELFLGQVFFKLASEVWTNLKETYDKVDGSVVYDLYKRINCISQSSSSVAEYYNKLTTMWKQFDAMVHLPSRSCQAAEDYNDFSTLIKLMQFLMGLDDVYQPVRTNLLTREPFPSVKATCALISREESHRLSSGGSKGQSVSFVSKSNQSNQNFDPRRRNFRGPNPNLKCTN, from the coding sequence ATGGGTGATATTCGTAGTTCGTCTGTTACTCTTATTAGCAAATTAGATATAGGAAATCCTCTTTATCTGCATCCTAGTGACTCAAGTTCTTTAACCATAGTTAGTATAAAACTTAAGGGCACTGAGAATTATGCTGTCTGGTCTAGTGCAATGAAACTTGCACTAGAAGCTAAAAATAAGTATGGCTTTATTGATGGTAAATATGAAAAACTTGCTGATGATCATGTCTTAGCTGCCCAATGGGATAGATGCAACTTTGTGGTCTTAACTTGGTTATTAAATTCTGTGTCTGAAGAGTTGTTCTTAGGTCAAGTCTTTTTCAAACTTGCCTCAGAAGTTTGGACAAACTTGAAAGAAACATATGATAAGGTAGATGGTTCTGTTGTCTATGACTTATATAAACGAATTAACTGTATTTCACAAAGTAGTAGTTCTGTGGCTGAATATTATAACAAGTTGACaacaatgtggaagcagtttgatgcgATGGTGCATCTGCCTTCACGTTCTTGTCAAGCAGCCGAAGACTACAATGatttttcaactttaataaaactGATGCAGTTTCTCATGGGTCTTGATGATGTGTATCAACCTGTGAGAACAAACTTGCTGACAAGAGAACCATTTCCTTCAGTCAAAGCTACTTGTGCTTTGATTTCTAGAGAAGAGTCACATAGACTTTCTAGTGGTGGGTCAAAGGGTCAGTCTGTGTCTTTTGTGTCTAAGTCAAACCAGTCTAATCAAAACTTTGACCCTAGAAGGAGAAATTTTAGGGGACCTAATCCAAATTTAAAATGTACTAATTGA